From Deferrisoma camini S3R1, the proteins below share one genomic window:
- the pyrR gene encoding bifunctional pyr operon transcriptional regulator/uracil phosphoribosyltransferase PyrR, with protein sequence MAETYRRVLLNADAVRRSLARMALEILERNRGTQGLALVGIVRRGDRLARRIADHIRKAEGVEVPVGRLDITLYRDDLGRKGAPPPLGPTDIPFSLDDRVVVLVDDVLYTGRTVRAALDALVDLGRPRAIQLAVLVDRGHRELPIQPDYVGHAEPTRPEEEIEVRVGDDPSDDAVFLVEPGWDEGEV encoded by the coding sequence ATGGCCGAGACCTACCGCAGGGTGCTCCTGAACGCTGATGCCGTGCGCCGGAGCCTGGCGCGCATGGCTCTGGAGATCCTTGAGCGCAACCGGGGCACCCAGGGCCTGGCCCTGGTGGGGATCGTGCGCCGGGGCGACCGGCTGGCCCGCCGGATCGCCGATCACATCCGCAAGGCCGAGGGGGTCGAGGTGCCGGTGGGCCGGCTCGACATCACCCTGTACCGGGACGACCTGGGCCGCAAGGGGGCCCCGCCGCCCCTGGGGCCCACGGACATCCCGTTCTCCCTGGACGACCGGGTGGTGGTGCTGGTGGACGACGTGCTCTACACCGGCCGCACGGTGCGGGCCGCGTTGGACGCCCTGGTGGACCTGGGCCGGCCCCGGGCCATCCAGCTCGCCGTGCTGGTGGACCGGGGACACCGGGAGTTGCCGATCCAGCCCGACTACGTGGGCCATGCCGAGCCCACCCGGCCGGAGGAGGAGATCGAGGTCCGGGTGGGCGACGACCCGTCCGACGACGCCGTGTTCCTGGTGGAACCGGGCTGGGACGAAGGGGAGGTCTGA
- a CDS encoding dihydroorotase → MDFVIRGGHVIDPASGLDAPRDVAVAEGKILAVEPSIDPGSAPVVDASGLWVLPGLIDIHVHLREPGQEYKEDVASGTRAAAAGGFTAVAAMPNTRPVNDNAEVTRYVLEKARRRGVCRVYPVGAISKGLRGEDLAEIGELAEAGCVAVTDDGHPVSSSLLMRRALEYASAFGVVVVSHCEDLDLARGGAMNEGLASAYLGLPAVPAEAEEIQVARDLLLARRTGGRLHLAHLSTRGSMKLLRYAKRMGLPVTGETAPHYFTLTEDAVRSFDTHAKMNPPLREIADVEAVQKALRRGVVDAVATDHAPHAPDEKEVEFEAAPNGVIGLETSLGVTLRLVHHGLLDRVRAVAALTWGPARALGLPGGTLAPGGPADITLVDPEVRWTVDPAAFFSKSRNCPFAGMDLRGRAVGTIVGGRTVYWNGRILAENLETAERLPT, encoded by the coding sequence ATGGACTTCGTGATCCGCGGCGGCCACGTGATCGACCCGGCCTCGGGCCTGGATGCCCCCCGGGACGTGGCCGTGGCCGAAGGAAAGATCCTGGCGGTGGAGCCCTCGATCGACCCGGGTTCCGCACCCGTGGTGGACGCCTCGGGCCTGTGGGTGCTGCCGGGGCTGATCGACATCCACGTGCACCTCAGGGAGCCGGGCCAGGAGTACAAGGAGGACGTGGCCTCGGGCACCCGCGCCGCCGCGGCCGGCGGGTTCACGGCGGTGGCGGCCATGCCCAACACCCGGCCGGTGAACGACAACGCGGAGGTGACCCGGTACGTCTTGGAGAAGGCCCGCCGGCGGGGCGTGTGCCGGGTGTACCCGGTGGGGGCGATCTCCAAGGGCCTGCGGGGCGAGGACCTGGCCGAGATCGGGGAGCTGGCCGAGGCCGGGTGCGTGGCCGTGACGGACGACGGCCACCCGGTGTCGTCGAGCCTGCTGATGCGCCGGGCCCTGGAGTACGCCTCGGCCTTCGGCGTGGTGGTGGTGAGCCACTGCGAGGACCTGGACCTGGCCCGGGGAGGGGCCATGAACGAGGGCCTGGCCTCGGCCTACCTGGGCCTGCCGGCCGTGCCGGCCGAGGCCGAGGAGATCCAGGTGGCCCGGGATCTGCTGCTGGCGCGCCGCACCGGCGGCCGGCTCCACCTGGCCCACCTGTCCACCCGGGGGTCCATGAAGCTGCTGCGCTACGCCAAGCGCATGGGCCTGCCGGTGACCGGCGAGACCGCGCCCCACTACTTCACCCTGACCGAGGACGCGGTGCGGTCCTTCGACACCCACGCCAAGATGAACCCGCCCCTGAGGGAGATCGCCGACGTGGAGGCCGTGCAGAAGGCCCTGCGCCGGGGCGTGGTGGACGCGGTGGCCACGGATCACGCCCCCCACGCCCCGGACGAGAAGGAGGTGGAGTTCGAGGCCGCGCCCAACGGGGTGATCGGGCTGGAGACCAGCCTGGGGGTCACGCTGCGGCTGGTGCACCACGGCCTGCTGGATCGGGTGCGGGCCGTGGCCGCCCTGACGTGGGGGCCGGCCCGGGCCCTGGGCCTTCCCGGCGGCACCCTTGCCCCGGGCGGGCCGGCCGACATCACCTTGGTGGATCCCGAGGTTCGGTGGACCGTGGACCCGGCGGCGTTCTTCTCGAAGTCGCGCAACTGCCCGTTCGCGGGCATGGAC
- a CDS encoding aspartate carbamoyltransferase catalytic subunit, with amino-acid sequence MEFQRKDLVAIEPLAPEEIVHILDTAEGFLEVSRREVKKVPALRGKTVVNGFFEPSTRTRLSFEIAEKRLSADTVNFSASTSSVKKGETLLDTVRNIEAMVPDAVVIRHGAAGAAEFVARRLGCSVINAGDGRHEHPTQALLDLFTIRRRKGRIEGLTVTIVGDIANSRVARSNIHALTKLGARVRVCGPPTMLPPQVERMGVEAYTRVAEAVAGADVVMALRIQKERLGRAVFPSDREYARVFGLNSRVLEGAAADAIVMHPGPMNRGVEITSELADGPRSVILEQVEHGVAVRMAVLYLLLGGGRSEWTS; translated from the coding sequence GTGGAGTTCCAGCGCAAGGACCTGGTGGCCATCGAGCCCCTGGCGCCCGAGGAGATCGTGCACATCCTCGACACGGCCGAGGGGTTCCTGGAGGTGTCGCGCCGGGAGGTGAAGAAGGTGCCGGCGCTGCGGGGCAAGACCGTGGTGAACGGGTTCTTCGAGCCGTCCACCCGCACGCGGCTCTCGTTCGAGATCGCGGAGAAGCGGCTCTCGGCCGACACCGTGAACTTCTCGGCCTCCACCAGCTCGGTGAAGAAGGGCGAGACCCTGCTGGACACCGTGAGGAACATCGAGGCCATGGTGCCCGACGCGGTGGTGATCCGCCACGGCGCGGCCGGCGCGGCCGAGTTCGTGGCCCGGCGGCTCGGGTGCTCGGTGATCAACGCGGGCGACGGCCGGCACGAGCATCCGACCCAGGCCCTGCTGGACCTGTTTACGATCCGTCGGCGCAAGGGCCGGATCGAGGGGCTCACGGTCACGATCGTGGGCGACATCGCCAACAGCCGGGTGGCCCGGTCCAACATCCACGCCCTCACCAAGCTGGGTGCCCGGGTGCGGGTGTGCGGCCCGCCGACCATGCTGCCGCCCCAGGTGGAGCGGATGGGGGTGGAGGCCTACACCCGGGTGGCCGAGGCCGTGGCCGGAGCCGACGTGGTCATGGCCCTGCGCATCCAGAAGGAGCGCTTGGGCCGAGCCGTGTTCCCGTCGGACCGGGAGTACGCCCGGGTGTTCGGCCTGAACTCGCGGGTGCTCGAGGGGGCGGCGGCCGACGCGATCGTCATGCACCCGGGGCCCATGAACCGGGGGGTGGAGATCACCTCCGAGCTGGCCGACGGCCCCCGGTCGGTGATCCTCGAACAGGTGGAGCACGGGGTGGCGGTGCGCATGGCCGTGCTGTACCTGCTGTTGGGCGGCGGGAGGTCGGAATGGACTTCGTGA